Within Quercus lobata isolate SW786 chromosome 5, ValleyOak3.0 Primary Assembly, whole genome shotgun sequence, the genomic segment TGAGGTCTGGGAAAGTTGATTTATAGGCATACTTAATCCCAATTTTGGATAAGCTGATTCATAAACTCGAACTTGTGATACATCACTTGGTTCtgtatatatttaatatatgaaAGTTAGATATGGAACTAGTGTGAGTATgtcatatatcatattatttcaGTGGGATACATCCAATTAAgggctttttcttcttcttttttgtgcaTGCAAGCTGACATTTCTCAAAATATTGGATTCTCCGATATTGTAGGAACTTGAGAGGTGTATGAGAAATGTCCAGGTTTCGAGCACTTCTGAATGCAACTAAGAAAGGTACTATATGGTTTATGGTTGCCATCTTTGTCTCAAGCTTGGCTTTGTGGGTTGTCTTTGTTGGTCATAAAGCACTACCTTATTGCTTGTTCAATATGCATTGGAATGTAATTGTTAGCTATGCTTCTAACCAATATGTATACATGCGCAACAGAAGCAGATTATCATAGATAGGATAATTTACTTCTTTACATCAATCGTATGCaggatatatatgtataatcaCTACTTATgactcttcttttgtttttcttcttcttgcaaAATCAATCAATAGCTCTCACATGGAGTGCCGAAGACTTGATGCCTCCTACAGAAAGATACATATTCAGCTTCAATTCAAAGGAACAGCTAAAAAAGTGGCATCTATATTCAGATTCTGAATATGGAGGTATTTATATACTCAACTGCAAGTCTCCATTGCATTCATATGTATGAAGTTATGCACAATATGCCAAAAAAGAGCTTAGAAAACTAATGTGCTGTTGTCTGAATATAATTTGCGAGTGTCAGTccttcatattttttcttagcATGGATAGCACAAagcaatttttattattaatgaaacCAACTCAACTGCAAACCTCTCCTGGTTCAATGTCCTTAGTAAACATAAAATTAAGATCAGGATTACATTTTATATACATATGGGAATAAAGATTGATTTTCTGAAacagttttatttgttttgtagcTCTTTTCAGTTTCTTCTTGATATTAATTGTAATTGGTATCCAATCAGAGCTTATTTTGAGACTAATATAGATTTCAATGTTTAATTGTATTCCAGGTTTGTCCTCAGCATCTTTGGAGATCAAAGAATCTGAAAAAGGGTTAAGTGGTACTGCCAAAAACATATCTTTTACAAGTGACACATTAGTATAATCTCTATAGCTTATGATATCCTTTTATTTTGGCTCTGACGACCATTTTTATGTTATATGAATAGAGTACCTGTAAGGTCCAAGGTTGTTTTCCacattgttgaaaaaaaaaaaaaaaaaaaaaaagaaagaaagatagattGTTGCTTGAACAAAGGCtgttgtttttatatatatttctagaaATGGATGAAGGATCTGGTAACCTTCTTAATATACCTGTGTTTCACATTCATTCTATGATGGTTTGGAAGAAcccaataaatattatttttctactCCTATACAAGTCTCCTTGCTGGAACACTAGCTTTGCAAATTGGGGATGACTCCCTTGTGCCATCGCTACTGTCTATTTTGGTCTCTTCTGGCTGTAGTTTTATATACTTATGTAAATGAAAACATAGAATTcaacaaagtaaaaatatttatttattggttggAGCccgggggtgggggggggggttgggggggAGGGAGAGGGATGGAGGGGGTGGAGAGGATAAATAACATAGTAAAAGGAATATATACAAGTGATTTTCAATTTCTGAAAATCAAAGTTCGTGAACCATGCCAAAACTTCTGCTTAATCCATTGGCTCTACTTTTTTCACTTTGTTTAATTTAGATGCATCTGAATTCTGATACCTTTATCATTTTGAATCTATATGATAGGGGTTTTCTCTGGGAACCTTTCCTTGGATGTATCTAATGATTCCAAGTGGAAAATTTCTCGCAGTGGCTTCTGTGGAATGCGATCCAAAAAGGTGAACAATATCTCCAAGATTCTTAGGAATTTTAAATCAATAGTTGGAATTGaacatgcaattttttatttattttaactaatATGAACTGTTATTATGTTGCACCTTTAGATCTATATGGTCACCCATTCTTCATTGTTGGCTACTCCATGAGATCAATATGTATAGTTTCTACCTTTCATGTTTTGTGCAAATTGCTTGGTTAATGGGTCTTTGATGTAGGCTTTATTAAAAAGGTTCCTTTTTGATACATGAATAGCATGAGTGTTGATGCTgcacaacccccccccccccctctctgtAATGACTACattacaaaaacacaaaacataatgaataatttcatttcaatatgtAAACAGCCCCTCTTTCTCAGTTCTCTTAGTATCCATCAGAGGCAACTGTTGGTAGAACTGTATCTTTTCTTAACAATTTTCATCTTCTGCAGTTTGATGGATTCATTGATTTGGATTCATATGATACAGTAGCATTAAAGGTTAAAGGAGATGGAAGATGCTACATATCTACTGTGAGTATTCTTTCCCCTGTTCATGTCATAAAGAAGGAAATAAGCAGTGGTTTTTATTTCTGGTGGTTGCTTTTTTCTCAACCTTTCTGATTGATTTAAAACTTGAAAGTTTTACCCGGTTCTCTCAAATTCTGATGCAGATCTATACAGAAAATTGGGTAAATTCACCTGGACAGGAGGAAGATAACTCATGGCAATCGTTTGTTTTTGTACCTAAAGACAATTGGTATATTGCAAAGGCAAGTTTCACTTTCTTCAAGCTTATCTGCTTGGAAACATGATATCATAGACTTGGCTCTCATAAACAGCTGTGGATCATTTATATGATGTAACTGTAGATGCTTATGACCATTACATGGATAAACTTAATGAATTAGTGACCTACCATATTAGATGTAGATTTTCGGTGAAATTAGTTATTCAGTTGTACAAGTCTGTTCTGAGGGCATGGAATTAACAACTGATGGATGCACAAGGGTCAAACAACATTAGTGTATACTGCATTTTCATGCACATCCTCATCAGCTAATGATACATGGGAAATGATATACCACCTTGTTCCTATTCTCaataaaaaagacaagaaatttaGTAGAAACATACTTGTTTAGGATTGATATGACAAAATCAATCTAAGGCAAAGAATGTATTTAATGACATTAAATACATTATCCAAGGCAAAAAGTCTATTAATGCTGTCAAATATGTTCATTAAGTATTTTATTCATGAAGATGGAATTGGTTTTCTGCTTTTATAGGTGGTGGTATTGTGGTTTTTGCAGAATTGTGGTGGGGGTAGGGTTGCAATAATGGCCTTTGGACATATGGGCTATGGGCTATGGGCTATTCCATGAGTGATAATTTACTGAGATGTGATGCACTGTGTCATTTGCAATGCATGAGCGTCAAAACACCATGGTGCTTTCGCATTTGTGCAatgttttcttaaataaatttggcttatattttgttttatgcctaaaattcaaCTGAACTTTTCAGATTCCTCTTGCTCGATATTTACCAACATGGAGAGGCAATGTTATAGATGCAGAGTTGGAAATGAATCCATCTCGTATAGTCGGTATGTCACTGTCTGTTAATGCTGAAGGTGGTGTGCCAGGTGCTAGAACTGGACCAGGTGATTTCCAGGTTGAAATTGACTGGATCAAGGCCTTGAGAACAGAGTAGGTTGATGTAGACTACTTTGGGGAGAGGGGACGTTAGATGTATTAAAGCCTTGATTTTGTGTTAATAAagtatttttgttgttgagctttGACTAGCAAAAAACTTTTCATGGGTACACTTGTTTTTGTTTCCCCCCTTTTGGCTACAGATTGTCAAGCACTTGCTAATTTAAATGGGGGAACTATCTCATAAAACCCATGAACCCAGTTGATCATTCCAACTTATCAAACTAAAattagaaaggaaaagagagagaaaaagcatTCTAAGCAGTAAACTAGACGGATTCAAAGCATGGATGACTCCTAATTATTGATTGTATTGACTGAGGGAATTGTTGTACCtttgttcttttatttcatattaGAATATGTACCAAGAAAGAAACTAAGCAATGTATTGATCATGAAGGCATTGGGCCGGTCCTTTATGACATTTTGGTATTTGCCATAATGGCCGTGAGATGACATAGTTATCTGAAAAATCAACAATCCCATTACATAAATTTTAATCTATTTAAGGTCATAGCTATGATACTTTGATTGTTTCTATTAAAACAGAAATTTAACAAGTATCTACCTATGAGTATCAAATGCATAACATTgtcaatcaaattaaaaaagaaagaagggttTAATCCATAGTCACCTGTGTAATGGAAATTGCACAACAGCTAGAGTCGACTCAGCAGAAGAATGGCAACAGTTGTTGAtattattacattttaaaaCATGCACCAATGATCTTGCTCGATTGGAGACCACTCAAGTCGCAAGGAAACATGATTTGGGCCAAGATTAAGGCTACATATTGACCATATAAGTCATACAAAAGAATAAGTATCTCTTGCATCGGGTATATGCACTTAAAGCATGCCCACTCACAATATTCACATGCTATAAGTGCACTTACAGTATTCACATGCTGTGAAAGATATGTTGCAAATGCTCAGTGTATTGGATAATTATTGCATATTTAAGCAGAAAGTATTTCAGTTCTAGTAAATGGTTGGTTTTGAACAAAAGTTAGGAAAGTTAAGGAGATAATCAAGGGCCCTGCGAAGGTGTAGTTGAATAATTGGACTGGGTTTGAGCCTCTTTTAAAGCATTTATCTATGTTCCATAACACAGATTGAGATGGACCTTAGGCTTCATGAATTAGGTCTCAGGAagagagaagaggagagagtTAAACAGCTTATCATGgacttcaaaagaaaattgaccaGATCTGTTTAGGGGCAAGGtgaattttctttcatatctgTCTAGCAATTGGCTGATAAACAATCCACATGGGACTCTGGACACCAGAAGTTGGGTTGGCTTTGGAAACTCTTATATTGGAGTGGAAATGTTATTAATGCAAATGTGGAATGAATCTATCATAGTAGCCATGGCTGATATTGTCTCTATTTACCAATGCTGAATGCTGATGAAGGTGGTGTCCCATGCCATGTGCTAAATGTGAAAAGAACGAATTTTTTGATTGTGAAGACCATCCATGGCCATCAAAATCTTTTCAAGTACAGGCTTTGGTCTGTATGGCAAATAGGaatacaaaaagaaagtttGACTCAAAATTCTTTATTGATTGGTGTTAGATCTTATGGGCTTTGTTATAGGCCCATAGTtgtgcaaaataaaaaataaaaaatgcccTCAACAACAGTCCCTCCATCAAGCGGATGTTTGATATATGTacttaaaaatatgtgttttgttatttgaaaatatatgtgaaaatacgtatggatcaaaaaatatataaaaatacgtgtaatgttgtttaaaaactgaaaatgtgtATTTGAAAAGGTATACCAAACACCAATCTCCGAGAATCCATTCTCTCATTTTAGCTCTCAGACTTTATGTTCTTGGTCCTAACCTGTACCTGTTATAGCACTTAGACCGCTGTTGCAGTTGAGCATTTAAAACCTGGCTAACAAGGATTTCTACCTCATTAAGGATGAAAGGTCCATGCAAACAAATAGAAAAGAGGACAGAGAGATGACCACTGATATTTCCGAGAGTTGATATCCAATAAAGGCTTGGCTGCCTTACTTTAGAGCAAGTACTCTTTGGCTTCTAGGTAGAGAGGATAGCTTGGTTAGTAAGGTACTACTAACACTTCATCACACGGGTCCATGGGGAAACTTTTTCAGTGAGCAATATCCAATTGAGTTTTGCTAAGGGCAAGGTTTCTCATTATTCTAAACCTCTATAGCCTCTTGGAAGAGTGACATTATCCCATTTTACGTTGTTCTTTTAGGGACAAATATTTTGTAACAGTCTTTGACATAATTTGCATATTTGTGGATTCGTGATTGAATTACATCACTTACTACGTGGAAACCACTACTAGTACTAATAAAAATCAATCCAGCTGACAAATACTAATTATGACAAatgtatgttaaaaaaaaaaaaaaaagtattcttaTATGGACACATATGgcggccaaaatggccaagtTCCACTATTTGGTAAAATATGTATGGATCTATCACtatttgtgaaataatttgggatctattacttttttaaaactcaagtttatggaaaattttttacagaacttgagttccataaaaaatggCATGGCAAATTTG encodes:
- the LOC115988399 gene encoding probable complex I intermediate-associated protein 30, coding for MSRFRALLNATKKALTWSAEDLMPPTERYIFSFNSKEQLKKWHLYSDSEYGGLSSASLEIKESEKGLSGVFSGNLSLDVSNDSKWKISRSGFCGMRSKKFDGFIDLDSYDTVALKVKGDGRCYISTIYTENWVNSPGQEEDNSWQSFVFVPKDNWYIAKIPLARYLPTWRGNVIDAELEMNPSRIVGMSLSVNAEGGVPGARTGPGDFQVEIDWIKALRTE